A section of the Candidatus Latescibacterota bacterium genome encodes:
- a CDS encoding serine/threonine protein kinase, which produces MIELEKYEILEEIGRGGMAIVYKAKHKLLHSHVAIKVLFPQFTHDEEFLKRFINGARSAAHLKHDNIIPVYDVGDEDGNYYIVMECLEGEGLDEKIKREGKFSEEEIESIMRPLAGALDYAHKRGVIHRDIKSSNIFLAEGGRVVLMDFDIAKASDLTVNLTQDGTLLGTPAYMSPEQARGEKVEFTSDIYSFGVVLYEMATGQVPFTGESTFSVLHQIAMGDPSPPREINPVVSANLDKRILWCMEQLPGDRPGSVGEIFSAEPSGDGKRNAEKSDIKADKKAEKKAAKQKAAEKKAEKKKAAAEKKAAAERKAEGEKDTGSVSGVSETNSELLDTAVLSSRVDNIEKALQTAYVPPATKSQPTKSQPTEKSKRQKTRFRMPRLAKRVVWIIVIIIAAVLIKENMFPENYNFGVKAIFSASESSGELPPPLTAPLELSKNDEGRVRSLHRDALEKIDDGDILKAVEKLAEIRRIDPGNDLAQKGMQRIYDWHLAKAQNMLAGGNFPGYENFMDRAVSYCPSMKMDNLCQRARVYQNSRRFIGKGDTNSAAVYFKILGVHAETMKDWVSDRL; this is translated from the coding sequence ATGATCGAACTCGAAAAATACGAGATTCTGGAAGAGATAGGCCGTGGGGGGATGGCTATCGTCTACAAGGCGAAGCACAAGCTTCTGCACAGCCACGTCGCGATCAAGGTCCTTTTTCCCCAGTTCACCCACGATGAAGAATTTCTCAAGAGGTTCATAAACGGCGCCCGCAGTGCCGCGCATCTCAAACACGATAACATCATTCCTGTGTACGATGTCGGCGACGAAGACGGTAACTACTACATAGTGATGGAGTGTCTCGAGGGCGAGGGCCTCGACGAGAAGATAAAACGTGAAGGAAAATTCTCCGAGGAGGAGATCGAATCTATTATGCGCCCTCTGGCCGGGGCCCTGGACTATGCCCACAAGAGGGGTGTAATACACAGGGATATAAAAAGTTCGAATATCTTTCTCGCCGAGGGTGGTCGGGTCGTCCTGATGGACTTCGATATTGCCAAGGCATCGGACCTTACCGTCAATTTGACGCAGGACGGCACTCTATTAGGTACGCCCGCATACATGAGCCCCGAGCAGGCAAGGGGAGAGAAAGTCGAGTTCACGAGCGACATCTATTCATTCGGAGTGGTCCTCTACGAGATGGCTACCGGTCAGGTGCCGTTCACAGGTGAGAGTACATTTTCCGTACTGCATCAGATAGCGATGGGTGATCCTTCCCCTCCAAGAGAGATCAATCCGGTAGTCAGCGCTAATCTGGATAAGAGGATCCTCTGGTGCATGGAGCAGTTGCCTGGCGACAGGCCTGGTAGTGTGGGGGAGATATTCAGCGCGGAGCCATCGGGTGACGGGAAAAGGAATGCGGAGAAATCTGATATAAAGGCTGATAAAAAAGCTGAGAAGAAGGCCGCGAAGCAGAAAGCCGCAGAAAAAAAGGCCGAAAAAAAGAAGGCGGCTGCCGAGAAGAAAGCTGCAGCCGAAAGAAAAGCAGAGGGAGAAAAGGATACGGGATCAGTCTCGGGAGTAAGTGAGACGAATTCGGAGCTTCTTGATACTGCAGTTTTAAGCTCACGAGTCGATAATATTGAAAAAGCACTGCAGACCGCTTACGTTCCACCGGCGACAAAAAGTCAACCGACAAAGAGCCAGCCAACCGAAAAATCCAAACGTCAAAAAACCAGGTTCAGGATGCCACGTTTGGCGAAAAGAGTTGTCTGGATCATCGTGATCATCATAGCTGCAGTATTAATAAAAGAAAATATGTTCCCGGAGAATTACAATTTCGGTGTAAAAGCTATTTTCTCGGCGAGCGAGTCCTCGGGGGAATTGCCCCCTCCATTGACGGCTCCGCTGGAGCTCTCTAAAAACGACGAAGGAAGAGTCCGGAGCCTCCACCGTGATGCCCTGGAAAAGATCGATGACGGCGATATCCTGAAAGCGGTGGAGAAACTGGCAGAGATACGCAGGATCGATCCAGGAAATGATCTTGCTCAAAAGGGTATGCAGAGAATTTATGACTGGCATCTTGCGAAAGCACAGAATATGCTTGCGGGAGGTAATTTCCCCGGATACGAAAACTTTATGGATAGGGCCGTTTCATACTGCCCCTCTATGAAGATGGATAACCTGTGCCAGCGGGCAAGGGTGTATCAGAATAGCAGAAGATTTATTGGAAAGGGAGATACGAATTCCGCGGCGGTCTATTTCAAGATTCTTGGGGTCCACGCGGAGACGATGAAGGACTGGGTAAGTGACAGGCTTTGA
- a CDS encoding protein phosphatase 2C domain-containing protein, whose translation MDIQFGSKTVTGRRKSNQDSIFFMQQNDCFIAAVADGMGGYGGGEVASRIVADVCREKFMMFSTAPEKEQLERTILKIIASSQEHIKMKSVEKEELSKMGTTLTVAIGCMGEYVVGNIGDSRTYLISGDWIEQLTKDNSMGQEYREKFSEEERDSGLLQKISHALTKSLSGGEDEADIYPGEGRRYTFRRNDKLVLCSDGLILDKIGDTGPEILRIMGMDGSHDEAAEALVNWAYENESSDNISVIVVAAGE comes from the coding sequence TTGGATATTCAGTTCGGTTCAAAGACGGTAACTGGAAGAAGAAAGAGCAACCAGGACAGCATCTTCTTCATGCAGCAGAACGACTGTTTCATCGCGGCGGTAGCAGACGGCATGGGTGGATATGGTGGTGGAGAGGTGGCGAGCCGGATAGTGGCCGATGTCTGCAGGGAAAAATTTATGATGTTTTCCACTGCACCTGAAAAGGAACAGCTCGAAAGGACCATCCTGAAGATAATTGCCAGTTCGCAGGAGCATATAAAAATGAAATCGGTTGAAAAGGAAGAACTCAGTAAAATGGGTACGACCCTTACAGTCGCCATCGGTTGCATGGGCGAGTATGTCGTCGGAAATATAGGGGACAGCAGGACATACCTTATCTCCGGAGACTGGATAGAGCAGCTGACGAAGGACAACTCGATGGGGCAGGAGTATCGCGAAAAGTTTTCCGAGGAGGAAAGAGACAGCGGTCTTCTCCAGAAAATAAGCCATGCTCTGACAAAGTCTCTTTCCGGCGGTGAGGACGAGGCGGATATCTACCCTGGCGAGGGGCGCAGATATACATTCAGAAGAAACGATAAGCTGGTCCTCTGTTCCGATGGGCTGATCCTCGACAAGATCGGAGACACGGGACCCGAGATATTGAGGATCATGGGTATGGACGGTTCCCATGATGAGGCGGCTGAAGCTCTTGTGAACTGGGCCTATGAAAACGAATCGTCGGATAATATATCGGTGATAGTAGTTGCGGCCGGGGAATAA